One window of Quercus robur chromosome 12, dhQueRobu3.1, whole genome shotgun sequence genomic DNA carries:
- the LOC126710388 gene encoding uncharacterized protein At4g37920 translates to MEFCSATLQAQPSCSFPVRTSIITSKTPSLSSTVTYSPISSSRFNSCRFSINPLRRRHRWLSPTLAAAVSEEELSVSDSSSINDESRRNGEEEDGGVEGLDDNKMVRVCDKLIDVFLVDKPTPTDWRRLLAFSKEWDNIRPHFYKRCQDRADSEDADPGMKHKLLRLARKLKEVDEDVQRHNELLEVIRGSPSEISEVVARRRKDFTKEFFVHLHTVAESYYDNPTEQNALAKLGNTCLAAVQACDSATESIEALHAAELKFQDIINSPTIDAACRKIDNLAEKNELDSTLVMMITKAWSAAKESNMTKDEVKDILYHLYVTARGNLQRLMPKEIRIVKYLLSIEDPDERLCALNDAFTPGEELEGKDVDCLYTTPEKLHDWIKTVVDAYHLSREGTLIREARDLMNPRIIEKMEVIMKIVKDKFM, encoded by the exons ATGGAATTCTGTTCTGCGACTCTCCAAGCCCAACCCTCTTGCTCTTTCCCAGTACGAACTTCTATCATCACCTCCAAAACCCCATCTCTCTCTTCCACCGTCACATATTCTCCAATTTCTTCTTCCAGATTCAACA GTTGTCGTTTTTCGATTAATCCGCTAAGGCGGCGTCATCGGTGGCTAAGTCCCACTCTTGCTGCTGCTGTTAGTGAAGAAGAGTTATCAGTTTCTGATTCGTCGTCGATTAACGACGAGTCTAGAAGAAATGGTGAGGAGGAGGATGGTGGTGTTGAGGGCTTGGATGACAACAAAATGGTCCGAGTATGCGATAAGCTTATCGATGTTTTCTTGGTTGACAAGCCCACCCCAACTGACTGGAGAAGGTTGTTAGCTTTCAGTAAGGAATGGGACAATATTCGGCCTCATTTCTATAAACGGTGTCAGGATCGAGCTGATAGCGAGGATGCTGATCCTGGTATGAAGCACAAGCTACTCAGGCTTGCAAGGAAGCTCAAAGAG gttGATGAGGATGTGCAAAGGCACAATGAACTTCTTGAAGTGATTAGAGGTTCACCATCGGAGATTAGTGAAGTTGTTGCTAGGCGTCGTAAAGATTTCACAAAAGAATTTTTTGTGCATCTTCACACAGTAGCTGAATCCTATTATGACAACCCAACCGAGCAAAATG CTCTTGCAAAGCTTGGTAACACCTGCTTGGCTGCTGTACAAGCCTGTGACTCTGCAACTGAAAGCATTGAAGCACTACATGCTGCAGAGTTGAAATTCCAAGATATTATCAACTCTCCTACTATAGATGCTGCTTGCAGGAAGATAGACAATTTGGCTGAGAAAAATGAACTTGATTCAACATTGGTGATGATGATCACAAAAGCTTGGTCTGCCGCCAAGGAGTCAAACATGACTAAAGATGAG GTAAAAGATATACTGTATCATTTGTATGTGACTGCCAGAGGTAATCTTCAGAGACTTATGCCTAAAGAGATTCGGATAGTTAAGTATCTTCTCTCTATTGAGGACCCTGATGAGCGGCTGTGTGCCCTAAATGATGCCTTTACCCCAGGAGAAGAACTTGAAGGAAAGGATGTGGACTGCTTGTACAC AACACCAGAGAAGCTGCACGACTGGATAAAGACTGTGGTGGATGCTTATCATTTAAGCAGGGAAGGAACTCTCATCAGGGAAGCTAGGGACCTAATGAATCCAAGGATAATTGAAAAAATGGAGGTCATTATGAAGATAGTTAAAGATAAATTCATGTGA